TGTTCCAGATATTTGGATCTCGGAAGTTCAACAACTGCAATATCTGGTTCAGGTTCAGAGTTAGATAGAGTAACTGGTTTATTTTCTCGTACATAGGCACGTTTTTGTGTAAGTTGTTCGAGTTTTTTTGTGAGATTTTCTGCAAAATAAGTGTGTTCTGTTCCTTCTGGAGACATTTCTAAAATTAATCCCTCAATGAGTTCCACACGGCGATCTACTAAAAGTCCGGTTTCTATCATTTTATGATAGTTTTCCAGAGAAAATTGGGCAATAGGTAGGGTTGTTTTCATGGTTAATAAATACGACGCTTTTGTTAACTATTTTTTGCTTCTAAATTAGCTAAACGACTCTTAAGTTCTTGGTTCTCTTCTTTGAGTTTATCTAATTCTTCTCTTAATTCTTTTAGTCCTTGATCTGATCCTAATTTTTTCTGCACTTTCTTAACAGCTTCTTCGGCGGCCCGTCGTACCCTTCCATCGGGAGTTCTGTCAGCTAAACTTTGTAAAATACGAATAGCTTTTGGGGTTTCCATTTGTCCCAATGCACTCGTAATAGCAACTTGAGTTAAGAAAAAAGTTTCTTGAGAAATTCCCTCTAATATGTCAATAATTTCTTGTAATTTATTAGAAGTTTGTCCAGTAGAAACAGTTCCTAATGCTCGAATTGCTGCTAACCTTAATGGTTGAGGGATTCCTAGTTTAGTATACTTGGCAATGATATCAACAGCATTATCAGAGGTTTTTAGTTGACTTAATCCACCAATTGCACCTGCTCTTACTACTTCATTCCAGCCAGATTTTGTAGTTAATACTTGGTTTAATAATTCAATTACTTCTTCTTCTTTTTCTTTTAAGGTTCCTGATAAGATACTCCCTAAACTTCGGGCGGTTTGTGCTTCTACATAATAACTAGCATCTCCTTGTTCTAAGTGAGATTTTAAGGTTTGATAACTAACCAAGGTTTTGATTTCTTGTAAGCTTTCTATAACGGCACGACGCACTCTTGCATTTTCATCATTTAATCCTTTAATTAAAGCTTCTCCTGCTTGATCTAATTTGACTTTTCCTAGTTGTTTTGCTGCTTCAAATCTGACCCCCCAAAAGGGATCTTTTGTCAAGCTTTCTTCTAAAGATTTTATCGCTTCTAAATTTCCTTTTTTTGCTAAAGCAGTCGCAGCATAAATTCGAGAAACTGGATCAGGATCATGTTTAAGTTGGGCTTTTAATTCAGCAATAGGATACTCTAATTCAACGGTTTTGAGAAAATAATTATTAACGTCAAAACTGATAAAATCCGGTTTATTTTCTAAGGGAAAATAAAAGCTTTGTTGTGGTTCATTGAGACGAATAGTTAAAGTTTTGATTGCTTTATTATCATCAATATAGCCAAACCCAATAGGAATTTTTAGATCAAATAATTCTTTGTTCTCATTGTTTTTGTCCTTGATTTGTGTTTGAGTAACAGTAAGTTTTGCCAGGGTATTATCTGCATCCCAACTATAGGTTACTTTATAGTCAGGATGTCCACCTCGGAACACATATTGATCAAATAGATATAATAAATTATATCCAGTTGATTGTTCAATAGCCCTTAATAAATCAATAGTTTCGACAGTTTTATGGGCATTTTCATTGACAAAAGTATGAATAGCTTGGTCAAATAATTCTTCTCCTAAAATGCCCCGTATCATGTGATAAACACAGGCCCCTTTTTCGTATAAATGTCTGTCATATAATTCAATTGCTTCTCGATAAATATGGGTGACAATGGGACGACGATAACGGGATGAATCTTCATCTAAATAACTTCTAGCTTCTTTTAATAAATAATAAGCAGCATCATCTTTTCCATATTCTTGTTCTGTCCATAAGACCTCAGAATAAGAAGCCATTCCTTCTTTAATCCAAGCGTGTGACCAATGTTTAATAACAACTAAATCACCAAACCATTGATGGGCTAATTCATGAGCGACTAAACTTTCTGTCCATTGATTATCAATGGCTGCTCTTTCATCTAATAAACAGCGATCTGTTAATAGGGTAGTAGAGGTATTTTCCATCCCTCCAAAAATGAAGTCATCTACACATACTTGAGCATATTTAGGATAGGCATAAAGATAACCAAATTTAGCTGAGAAAAACTCAATCATACGAGGTGTTTTCCCCATACTTATTCTGCCTTGTTCTTCTCGTCCTTTTTCTACATAATAGGTAACATCAATGTCTTGATATTTGTCTTTGATTTCACTAAATTCTCCTACTGCTAAGGTCATTAAATAGGTAGGATGGATTTGTTTTTGTAACCAATGATAAATTATCTTGTCTCCGATGATTTCTGTGGCGATTAACTCTCCATTAGAAATGGCCGTAAAATTATTAGGAACTGTTACTCTAATTTCTGAGGTTGCTAGTTGTCCAGGATAATCAAAACAAGGAAACCAAAAGCGAGAATCTTCGTCTTCTCCTTGCGTCCAAACTTGTGTAGGTTTGTTGGGATAATATTCGTCTGATCCGACAAAATATATACCCCTTTGAGGTTGGTTGACTTGATAATTAATAGTTATTTTAATCGGTTCTTCTTGTGTCGGTTGTAGAAGATGAATAGTTAACTGTTCTCGGTTATAATTGAAAGGCTGACTAATATTATTAATTAATACAGACTGAATATCTAAATCTACAGCATCGAGGGTTAATTGATTGATTCCACTGCGAACAGGAGTTAAGGTAATTGTACAGGTTCCTTGAAAGCTTTTGTGCGGAATATTTAAAGATAAATCTAGAAAAATATGATTAACTTGTCCAGGACGATCTGGGTTATAGTGAGGGGTAGCTCCAGGTAATTCAAATTTACGGTTATTGTTTTCACTGTCTAAATTTTTAATACTCATATTTTTCCAGGATGAATAGGTTTCTCGATTGAGTCTTCTTCCATTGTATCATTAAAATGGCTGAAGCCCTTACTACCGAACAAATATATATGTTGTTTGCTGTTATGATATGATGAAGTGACTATCTCAATAGTTAAATTTATCATTATTAATCATCATGAATCAACCCGATATCAATATAACTCAAAAAGTTCAAGAGTTATCCTTAGAATCTTTACAAAATAATGATCCTACAGGATGGTTTGACAGACTTTATGGAGAAGCAAACGGTGATACAACTCAAGTCCCTTGGGCTAGAATGACTGCTCATCCTTGTTTACAAAATTGGTTAGAAACCTGGCGTGGGGACATAAAAATCTATAAGCTAGACTTAATCAGGGATATAGCCCGTCGTCCTCGTCGATAATAGGCGCGTTTTTCGGGGCTTAATTGCATTAATGCCTGGGCTTCAACGGTAAATAAATCACAAGAGTCAACCCAATCTTTTCCATGAAGACCGATATAAAAGTTACTGTGTCTCCGTCGCATTTTCTTGTTTTTTCTGACTCTCCCCACATATTTTGCCAATCCTTTCTCTTTAATAATTTTTCCAGAAAATGTTGCCATTGAATAAGCTAGAGTAATCAATATAATTAAGGAAGTAAGGCGATGTCCTGTTAATTTCGTTCTTTCTAAATCATAACCACCTTTCTTAAAATCCCGAAACATTTCCTCAATACAAAATCTCTTTTTATAAGCGTCAATCGTCTCATCAATACTGGTTAAATTTGTGATAATAAACCAAGCTTCTTTTGTCTCTATTCCTCTATACTTCTTTTTCCATTTCGCCACTATATTACTGCCTATAAATCCTTTTGTTTTCGTAACTTTAACTCCTTGATAAAATAAAGACATTCCTGAAGATAATCCTAAATCTTTTAGTCGCGTCCACATTTCCTTTTCTACTTCAATATAGTTGCTTTTCTTCAATCTGAGTGCATAATAAACTCTTTTTTGTCCATGTAACCATTTTGCTAGTTCAACTGAGCAGAATTCTCTATCCCCTAAGACAACTATTTTATATTCTTTTAGAAAGAGTAATATTCGGGCTAATATACTTTTCTGTGTGTCAAAGTTACTATTACCGATGTGATCTAGCAACTCAAAATATAAGGGAATTCCTCTATTATCAATTACCAGACTTACCATCAAAATATTAATCAACCCCCATTGGGTTCTATCTATGGCAATATGTAAGACATCTCCTGTACTAAATGATTGCTTTAACCACTGTTTTATGATAGGTATCCATACTCCTTCAATTGTCAAACAAGGAATCTCGAAAAACCGTTTTAACTTTTTTCTCTTACTTTCAAATAAAATGGGACTGGGAAAATAACTAGCTAACTCATAAAACCTAATTTTCCTATATACTTGCACTAATTCTATCATGATTAACAGTATTAAATATTCCGATTTTTTCAGATACTTTGTTAAATGGTTGTTATAAATTTCTGGTAACATTTTGGGTTTAGACGGCGATCGCTAAAAAAAGAACATTTTCTTTTTACCATGTTTTGCTCTTTTCGTCATCTGGTAAGGCTTTCAGGGTTTCATGTCCCCACGCCAGGTGATTGTGACATAATTTAGCCTTAAATAGAATCTAATATTTTGCGACGTTTTTCTTCAAATTCTTCGGCAGTAATAATTCCCTGATCATAAAGTTTTTTAAGTTCCAACAAGGTGGCAGCTTTATCTTTCGATCCCACATTCCGCTTTTATGTAATTGTTTTTGATACCTGAATGTAACAATCTGATAACTTATGGAAAATTTTGTACCTTAGATTGTTTACAATAGGAGCTTAGTCCCTAATAACTTCAGTCTTATCAGGTGAGGCATGACCAAAACGGTTGCAGATGTAATGACCCCCAATCCGATTACGGTGACTCCCCAAACTCCCCTACCCGAAGCTATCCGAATTTTGGCGGAAAAGCGTATTAGTGGGTTGCCTGTGGTCGATGATTCAGGAAAATTGGTAGGCGTAATCTCAGAAACGGATTTAATGTGGCAAGAAAGCGGGGTCGAACCTCCTCCCTACATTATGATCCTTGATAGTGTGATTTATTTGCAAAATCCGGCTCGCCATGAAAAGGAAATTCATAAGGCTTTAGGTCAAACTGTTGGAGAAGTAATGAGTGATCATCCTATCAGTATTAAATCCTCTCAATCTCTTAAAGAAGCGGCTCATTTGTTACATGAAAAGAAAATTCGCCGTCTTCCTGTAATTGATGAAACTAATGGCCAAGTGATTGGCATTCTTACTCAAGGAGATATTATTCGTACAATGGCTCAAAGTTAATTAGAGAAAGGATTAATCTTTTAATTTTTGAACAAATTAGACTCAAGTTTAAAGGGTGGGGAAAAAATGACAGCCATGATAAAAAATGTCTCTAATAATGTCATTGATAATTATATTGAGCGTGTCACAGAATTAAGTCAATCGAGTCAGCATATTCCAACTACTGAAGAATTAGAAACTATCGCGGCTGAATTAGGTATTGACCCCCAAGAAATTCAGGCGGCGCAAAAACAATCTCATGATCATTTTATTCGCGCTCAAGGTTATATGCGCCTTAAACATTGGGATGATGCGATCGCAGAACTTCAAGAAGCAGTAGTTTTTAATCCCTCTAATTTAGATATGTTATTAGGGTTAGCAATGGCTCATTTAGGGCGTTGGGACATCAAACATAGTAAAGAGGATGAAAATAATATTCGCCTGAGAATTCGTCAGTGTCTGGCAATTAAACCTGACTGTGAAGACGCTCTTAATTTACTATCTCGGTTGTCTAATGCTGTTCAATGGCGTAATCGCATTTTAGCAGGAGTTGCAGTTGTTTTTGGTGGGGTAATTATTGGGGTAGGTGGCTTTTTTTTCTTCAATGATGGTTTACCTAATCCCTTTCAAAAACAGTCTAAGCTTGAGCTTTTAGAACAGAGAATGACTGCTGAAATTGCTACGTTACGACAACAACAACAAGCCTTTTCTCAACAGATTCTAGCTAATCAAACAAATAATGAGCAGCTTAATCAAAGGAATTTAGATGAGTTACAAAGTCGCTTTAATAAACTAGAAACACAACTGCAAGAACTAGAGAAAAAAGTTCAGCAAATAGAACAATCTTCTAATCAAAATTCCCCTTTACCTCCTAACTAAATTATAGCATTGTCCCGACTGATCGAGGGAGTTGCATATTAATGTTTAGTCATAGTTTCAAGAATTATGGTTCTACTGTTTGTATAGCTTAACTATGAACGAGTTAAAGTCTATTTAATTCACTTTTTCTAAGGATTTATTGATGTTTGGTTTCTCTTTTGAAGAATCAGATAAACTTTGCCAGTAAAGATTACCGATAATGCCTAAAAACAATAAATAGACGATAATTTGTCCTAAATATAGGGTTTGTCTATAACCAAATAAGGCTTTTAAAATTACTCCTGGAAATTGTTTATCGGGTAAAATTTGAGAACCATCCCAAATTAATGAACCTAATAAACAAGAATTACCAGGTATAATACACCAACTAGCAAAACTTGAGTCAATTTGAGATAGCAATAACACAGCACTATCCATATGTTTTAACACACTGAGAACTAATCCTCCAACGATTAATAAGAGAAAGATTCCCATAACTTTAAAAAAGAGACGAATGTTAATTTTTACCCCTAATTTAAACAAGAAAAAACCTAAAATTGCCGCCGTTATTAATCCAGTAATTGCCCCTAAACTAGGAATAATTAAACCTGCTTGAAACTTAGTAATAATAAACAAAATCGTTTCAAAACCTTCTCGTAAAACCGCGATAAAAACCAGTAAAAAAACTCCTTTACCCGCCCCTATTTTTTCGGTTAATGCCGCTTTAACCTCCCCTTCTACCTCCGATTTTAAGGACTTGCCTTGTTGTGTCATCCAAATCAACATCCAACTGAGCATTCCAACAGCTATTAACCCAAATAGACTGGCTAAAATTTGCTTAATGACGGGGGTATAGATACTTTGATAACTATCTACTCCTTGCAGAATTCCTGCTAAAAGAAAGCCCAACATTACACTAGCAACAATTCCCCCACCAATACCTTGATATACCCAGGAATTAAGTTGAGTTTGTCCAACTTTTTTTAAACAAGCCAGAACGATTCCCACTACTAAAGCAGCTTCAAATCCTTCTCTTAGAGTGACAACAAAGGTAGGCAAAGCGGCACTTAAATCCATCACATCAATAACGATAATTAGTTATTGACTATTATACATAATCTCGCAGCATTTTTTTTAGTTCAATATTATGAACTTCTTCTTGGCCAATCATCCCACGAGCAAATTCTTCAATGTAGATACTTGCATCTTGTACCGCTTCTAATAATTCTTTATACAAGTCTAAGGCTTTCTTTTCATGATTAAGACTTTCGGTTAGAATGGTGTGTAAACTATGCTCATAAGTTTCTTCCATTGGGGCAATTTTTAAGCTAGGATGACCTTCTAATCCGGTTAGAATTTCTCCTGCTTGTTGAGCGTGAAGTAAGGATTCATTAGCTTGTTGTTGAAAAAACTGCACAATGGGGATACGATGGGGCCCTGTTACCATCAAACTATAGTGAGTATAGCGAACAACTCCAGCTAGTTCATACTCCATAATTGTATTGAGGAGTTCTGTAGTTTTGTCACGATCAAGTTCTTTCATTGTTTATACCTGAGTGCAGAGAAGGATTCACTCTAATAACAACACTTTTTAGTTAGTCTTGTCAAGACAATTTATTTAATTGTCAAGAGATTATTATTCTATTCTAAAGCCATTTTAGATATTATTTCTTGGACAAGCTTGGTTTGCTTAATTAAATTTTCTCCTAAGCCGCTAAATGATTAGGTTTGACATTTTTTATTAAATAAAGATTAAGGTTCTCAAACAATTAAATGGTCGTTTTAATTACAGTTAATAACTAACAGTTATGTTAATGACGATGTACTTTAATATATATTTTATTGGCAATTGCCATTTAACTAATTTAGGAACTAGAATTATAGCATCGGATTTTGATCCAGGTTTTGCTATTAAACATATTTTAAAAGATTTGTAACTAGTACGAAAAAATAACAGGGGAAACCTTCCCAGGAACAGAATTAGCAAAAAAGTTTTTTGAAAGGGTTGCTAAGATGGATAATGGAGTTAATCATTCTTCTTGCATTTTAGCTCAAATTATGATTAACACTAACCGGATACTATTCTTTAATCATTCTTGAGTCTGCACTATATAAAGGGACAGGAGAAGGTTAAAATAATAGTCTATGACTCATCCATAAGAGTGCTAAAATAACAGATGAAATCTTATCTCGCTGCTGCCATTCAAATGACGAGTAAGCCTAACCTAGAAAAAAATTTGGCTGAGGCTGAAGAATTGATCGAACTTGCTGTGCGTCGGGGGGCGGAATTAGTCGGATTACCGGAAAACTTCGCTTTTTTGGGCAAAGAAGCAGATAAATTAGCACAAGCTCAAGATATCTCTCTCAAAGCTGAAAAATTTCTCAAAACAATGGCGCAACGCTTCCAGATTACCATTTTAGGAGGTGGCTTTCCCGTCCCCGTAGAGGCTGATCCCACAAAAGCTTACAATACCGCCATCTTAGTCGCTCCCACTGGGACAGAATTGACTCGTTACCAAAAAGTACATTTGTTTGATGTAGATGTTCCTGATGGCAATACTTATCGAGAGTCTAGCACGGTGATGGCTGGACAGAGTTTACCGAGTATTTATCCATCTGAGCAATTGGGCAATTTAGGGCTGTCTATTTGCTATGACGTGCGTTTTCCTGAATTATATCGTCATTTATCCCATCAAGGGGCGGATGTGTTATTTATTCCGGCAGCATTTACAGCTTTTACAGGCAAAGATCACTGGCAAGTTTTGTTACAAGCTAGGGCGATAGAGAACACCTGTTACGTTATTGCGCCCGCGCAAACGGGCAATCACTACGAAAGACGTTATACTCATGGCCATGCGGTTATTATTGACCCTTGGGGCATGATTTTAGCTGATGCAGGGGAAAAACCAGGCATGGCGATCGCAGAAATTAACCCTACTCGTCTTAAACAAGTGCGTCAACAAATGCCATCTTTGCAACATCGGGTATTTGTTTAAAGTTTGTTTTTTGGCCTATCAAATATTATTTGTTAGGCCACATAAACCGGCATAAGCAATAGCGATCGCATCTACACTATCATCAATAGGTAAATTCTCTAAATTAAACAAATTTCCCACCATTTGGGCTACTTCTTGTTTAGTAGCGCGTCCATGGCCTAGATGACATTTCCAACTAGCTTGATGTAAAAATATTGGCTCAATTTTTGCCTCTCGATAACAGACTAAATTAATTACGCCTAATGCTTGCAATACTCCTCCTGCTGCTTTAATTGTTCGGTTAAAAAATGGCATTTCAATAGCAATTCCATTAGGGTCAAATTCTTGTACTAAATATTGTAAATCTCTCTCAATTTCTGTTAATCTCTTGCAAGTAGATAACTTTTTTGAGGTTTCAATGGTTCCATAATCAATAATTAAGGGAGTTTCTGAGGCGTTTTCTTGTAATATTGCCCAGCCAACAATTGCTAATCCTGGATCAATTCCTAACCAAATTTTATCAGACATTGTACGATTGTCAATAGGGAATTATGAATCAAATATTTTTAGGCAAATATTTAACCTTACAAGATTTTTGTACTTGTAATCAAACTTATCACAAATATGCCGATAAAATTGATCCTTTTCCTAAAGATAAAGATACCATAAGGGCCTTAGAACAATTAAATAATATCATTATTGATCCAATTATTGACTATTTTAGTATGGAGAGATTTAAGTTAACCTATGGGTTTTGTTCTCCTGATCTTAAACGATACTTAAATCAAAAAGATCCGGTAACAGGGATTAAAAATGGTCGGATTGACCCTTCAAGGGATCAACATATGAGCCATGAAGTTAATTCTAAAGGTAATTATTATTGTAACAGATTAGGTGCGGCTTGTGACTTTTTAATTATTAATTTTAATAGTGATGAGTTAGTGGACTGGATTTTAAATAACAAATTACCTTTTGATTCTCTTTATTTTTACGGTAAAGATAGACCGATTCATATTAGTTATGGGCCACAAAATAAACGAGATATTTGGACATTTACCCCAACGGGACAACCTACTAAAAAAGGTATTAGTCATTGGTTACATAATTGAATAATTATTAAAAATGCTCTCCCGTATCTGTAGTGATAAGTAAACAATTTTAAAAAGTTCAAAATTCGATTAAAGTTTCTAGCGGATTTGTATTATTATTGTTGTAGACTTGCCTGCAAGTTCGTACTAATCTTTCTTTTGTGATCATGAAAAAAACTCTAATTAGTATCTTATCTTTTATTGCTAGTCTGGGAATAGTAAGTTCTGCTCAAGCTTTTTCTCTTTATGATGAAGTTTCAGAAGGAGATTTATCTAATGTTGGTGCAACTCCAACTCAACTGGGTTCTTTAACATTAGGAAACAATCTACTAAGAGCAACCTTTAATAGAGGAATTAATACAGATCCAGACTACTTTAGTTTTACTATTCCTCAAGGACAAATACTAACAGAAATTAAACTAAATTCTTGGAATACATCTCCTTTCTTTGAAGATATTGCTTTTATCGGTATAGAAGAAGGCTTAAGTTTTGATTTTGTGTTTTCTAATACTAATAATGCTAATCCTGCAGCAGGTCTTTTGGGTTGGTCCCATCTACGAAGTACACAAATAGGGACTGATAAAATTTTAACAGAAATGGCACTTTCTAATCTAGATCCCATCAGTTCAGGGTTAGCAATAGTGGTTAATGAAGAAGCAGATAATAACCCCTATACTCCTGAACAAATCGCTCAATTTCCCTCTGGGGTTACAGAAGATTTATTAAAGGCAAATCTACGGAGTGCAGGAACCATAGGAACTACAGGAAGCACTGTAGGATGGTTTCCGGGAGCAACGGGATTTAAGTTACCTTTAGGGCCTGGTAATTATTCCATATGGTTAAGACAAGGAAGTGACATCAGAATTAGTGTAGAATTAGATTTCAATACCCAAAAAGTCTCCGAACCTAGAAGTGTTTTAGGTCTTACTTTAGTATTAGGATTAGGATTAGTCACTGTAATCAGTAAAAGAAAATTTAATTAATTATCAAGTTTAATACTTTTGTTAAGAAGCAAAGTATTGCTTCTTAACGGATTTTTTAACCTTTACTTATCACTTAACCAAGTTATTAAATCTCTTTCTGAATCAAAGTCTAATAACGCTTCTCCTAGTGTTTCTAATTCAGCAAAAGATAGCTGATAAATTTGCTCAGAAAAAATAGAATTAATCTGACCAATCCGACGATTTAGTTGGCGAATAATTAAAGAAACTTCTGCTTGTTTTCCTTGTTCGAGTCCTTGTTCGAGTCCTTGTTCGAGTCCCTGTTCGAGTCCCTGTTCGAGTCCCTGTTCGAGTCCTTTTTGAATGATTTCTTGATAAATAACAGATTCTTGCATCATATCCTCTCGCAAAAATTGATGAATTATATTCTGTTTAAAGCGCAAACCGGCTAAGATTTGGCTACAACTGGCAACTTCTTGTCTAAGTTCAGTTACTTCTATTTTAGCAATTTCATCAGCAACTTGTTTCAATAAATTAGCCGGATTTTCTGTCGCAGTTAATGTGGCTAAAGGAAGTAACGCTGTTTCCTGGAGAAACAAGTCTGGAGACTGTTCCCACATCCTCATAACTTGATATTGATGATGGGTAGACTCTAAGACAAACCGATTCTCAAAAGCTGCCTGATTTTGAGTAGGTTTTAACCAAATTAACACTTGAGTAATTGGTAAACGATACTGCCAATATAATCTTACCCAATAATTTAGCATCCGTAAAGGCATAGGAGTTTCTTGCGAAATTTTAACCTGAAATTCTAAATGAAGAATTCTTTCTTGAGTGCGTAAAAAAGTAACAGAATCAGCCCTAATTGGATCAATATTTAACTCAGTTTTAAGGACAGTTACTTCTGATAGTTTTTCCCCTAAAATCCAACTCGCAAAATAGTTCGGGTATTTTTCTGATAAATATTTACATAAATTATCATATGCCATATAAACTAGAGAAAATTTGCTGTAACCTGATTATATCAGATTACAATAAACAATAACCTCTCAATCATAAATCCTACCCTATGCAGACAATTACTGGAAAAACAAAACTACTCGGTATTATAGGTGATCCCGTTGAACATTCTCTATCTCCCGTAATGCAAAATGCAGCAATTAATCAATTAGGAGTAGACTATATTTACATTCCTTTTCCTGTCAAAAACCAAGATTTAGATACTGCTTTAGCGGGATTTGCTACTATTGGAGTCAAAGGATTTAATGTTACTATTCCCCATAAACAAGCCATCTTACCCCTTCT
The genomic region above belongs to Aphanothece sacrum FPU1 and contains:
- a CDS encoding Uma2 family endonuclease, which gives rise to MKTTLPIAQFSLENYHKMIETGLLVDRRVELIEGLILEMSPEGTEHTYFAENLTKKLEQLTQKRAYVRENKPVTLSNSEPEPDIAVVELPRSKYLEHHPYADNILLLVEVSKSTLDYDTSVKKKIYAQENIPEYWVVDVKGRKLITYRFPSSNNYEQTTEWLLGTTIFPLAFPDIKINISDIFSM
- a CDS encoding M1 family metallopeptidase, with the protein product MSIKNLDSENNNRKFELPGATPHYNPDRPGQVNHIFLDLSLNIPHKSFQGTCTITLTPVRSGINQLTLDAVDLDIQSVLINNISQPFNYNREQLTIHLLQPTQEEPIKITINYQVNQPQRGIYFVGSDEYYPNKPTQVWTQGEDEDSRFWFPCFDYPGQLATSEIRVTVPNNFTAISNGELIATEIIGDKIIYHWLQKQIHPTYLMTLAVGEFSEIKDKYQDIDVTYYVEKGREEQGRISMGKTPRMIEFFSAKFGYLYAYPKYAQVCVDDFIFGGMENTSTTLLTDRCLLDERAAIDNQWTESLVAHELAHQWFGDLVVIKHWSHAWIKEGMASYSEVLWTEQEYGKDDAAYYLLKEARSYLDEDSSRYRRPIVTHIYREAIELYDRHLYEKGACVYHMIRGILGEELFDQAIHTFVNENAHKTVETIDLLRAIEQSTGYNLLYLFDQYVFRGGHPDYKVTYSWDADNTLAKLTVTQTQIKDKNNENKELFDLKIPIGFGYIDDNKAIKTLTIRLNEPQQSFYFPLENKPDFISFDVNNYFLKTVELEYPIAELKAQLKHDPDPVSRIYAATALAKKGNLEAIKSLEESLTKDPFWGVRFEAAKQLGKVKLDQAGEALIKGLNDENARVRRAVIESLQEIKTLVSYQTLKSHLEQGDASYYVEAQTARSLGSILSGTLKEKEEEVIELLNQVLTTKSGWNEVVRAGAIGGLSQLKTSDNAVDIIAKYTKLGIPQPLRLAAIRALGTVSTGQTSNKLQEIIDILEGISQETFFLTQVAITSALGQMETPKAIRILQSLADRTPDGRVRRAAEEAVKKVQKKLGSDQGLKELREELDKLKEENQELKSRLANLEAKNS
- a CDS encoding IS4 family transposase; translation: MLPEIYNNHLTKYLKKSEYLILLIMIELVQVYRKIRFYELASYFPSPILFESKRKKLKRFFEIPCLTIEGVWIPIIKQWLKQSFSTGDVLHIAIDRTQWGLINILMVSLVIDNRGIPLYFELLDHIGNSNFDTQKSILARILLFLKEYKIVVLGDREFCSVELAKWLHGQKRVYYALRLKKSNYIEVEKEMWTRLKDLGLSSGMSLFYQGVKVTKTKGFIGSNIVAKWKKKYRGIETKEAWFIITNLTSIDETIDAYKKRFCIEEMFRDFKKGGYDLERTKLTGHRLTSLIILITLAYSMATFSGKIIKEKGLAKYVGRVRKNKKMRRRHSNFYIGLHGKDWVDSCDLFTVEAQALMQLSPEKRAYYRRGRRAISLIKSSL
- a CDS encoding CBS domain-containing protein; its protein translation is MTKTVADVMTPNPITVTPQTPLPEAIRILAEKRISGLPVVDDSGKLVGVISETDLMWQESGVEPPPYIMILDSVIYLQNPARHEKEIHKALGQTVGEVMSDHPISIKSSQSLKEAAHLLHEKKIRRLPVIDETNGQVIGILTQGDIIRTMAQS
- a CDS encoding tetratricopeptide repeat protein, with amino-acid sequence MTAMIKNVSNNVIDNYIERVTELSQSSQHIPTTEELETIAAELGIDPQEIQAAQKQSHDHFIRAQGYMRLKHWDDAIAELQEAVVFNPSNLDMLLGLAMAHLGRWDIKHSKEDENNIRLRIRQCLAIKPDCEDALNLLSRLSNAVQWRNRILAGVAVVFGGVIIGVGGFFFFNDGLPNPFQKQSKLELLEQRMTAEIATLRQQQQAFSQQILANQTNNEQLNQRNLDELQSRFNKLETQLQELEKKVQQIEQSSNQNSPLPPN
- a CDS encoding FTR1 family iron permease, translating into MDLSAALPTFVVTLREGFEAALVVGIVLACLKKVGQTQLNSWVYQGIGGGIVASVMLGFLLAGILQGVDSYQSIYTPVIKQILASLFGLIAVGMLSWMLIWMTQQGKSLKSEVEGEVKAALTEKIGAGKGVFLLVFIAVLREGFETILFIITKFQAGLIIPSLGAITGLITAAILGFFLFKLGVKINIRLFFKVMGIFLLLIVGGLVLSVLKHMDSAVLLLSQIDSSFASWCIIPGNSCLLGSLIWDGSQILPDKQFPGVILKALFGYRQTLYLGQIIVYLLFLGIIGNLYWQSLSDSSKEKPNINKSLEKVN
- a CDS encoding ferritin-like domain-containing protein; the protein is MKELDRDKTTELLNTIMEYELAGVVRYTHYSLMVTGPHRIPIVQFFQQQANESLLHAQQAGEILTGLEGHPSLKIAPMEETYEHSLHTILTESLNHEKKALDLYKELLEAVQDASIYIEEFARGMIGQEEVHNIELKKMLRDYV
- a CDS encoding carbon-nitrogen hydrolase family protein yields the protein MKSYLAAAIQMTSKPNLEKNLAEAEELIELAVRRGAELVGLPENFAFLGKEADKLAQAQDISLKAEKFLKTMAQRFQITILGGGFPVPVEADPTKAYNTAILVAPTGTELTRYQKVHLFDVDVPDGNTYRESSTVMAGQSLPSIYPSEQLGNLGLSICYDVRFPELYRHLSHQGADVLFIPAAFTAFTGKDHWQVLLQARAIENTCYVIAPAQTGNHYERRYTHGHAVIIDPWGMILADAGEKPGMAIAEINPTRLKQVRQQMPSLQHRVFV
- a CDS encoding crossover junction endodeoxyribonuclease RuvC produces the protein MSDKIWLGIDPGLAIVGWAILQENASETPLIIDYGTIETSKKLSTCKRLTEIERDLQYLVQEFDPNGIAIEMPFFNRTIKAAGGVLQALGVINLVCYREAKIEPIFLHQASWKCHLGHGRATKQEVAQMVGNLFNLENLPIDDSVDAIAIAYAGLCGLTNNI
- a CDS encoding PEP-CTERM sorting domain-containing protein, whose protein sequence is MKKTLISILSFIASLGIVSSAQAFSLYDEVSEGDLSNVGATPTQLGSLTLGNNLLRATFNRGINTDPDYFSFTIPQGQILTEIKLNSWNTSPFFEDIAFIGIEEGLSFDFVFSNTNNANPAAGLLGWSHLRSTQIGTDKILTEMALSNLDPISSGLAIVVNEEADNNPYTPEQIAQFPSGVTEDLLKANLRSAGTIGTTGSTVGWFPGATGFKLPLGPGNYSIWLRQGSDIRISVELDFNTQKVSEPRSVLGLTLVLGLGLVTVISKRKFN